TAGTGGGAATTTCTTATTACATTCAAACAGGTGAATGGAACACTAATATTTTCTTGATTTCGATTCCTGTTTCCATTCTGATCGGCGCCATTTTGTTATCGAACAACATTCGGGATCTCGAGGGGGATAAAGAAAACGGAAGAAAAACCTTGGCAATACTTGTCGGAAGAAAAAGAGCAACCGACATTTTAGCTGGTTTCTTCTTAGCAGCAAATATGCTAGTTGTCTTGTTTATTGCTTTAGGAATCCTTTCACCTTGGACGCTTCTTGTCCTTTTCAGCCTGGTGAAAAGCTATATAGCCGTAAGGGAATTTAAGAAAAAATCAATTCCAAAAGAACTTATGAATGCGATGAAATCAACTGCGCAAACGAATACAATTTTCGGAGTCCTGCTTACGATTGCATTACTCCTTGATTATTTTGTCTAATAGAGCTTTCCTCCGAGCTCTTTTTTTGTTCGTGAATTATTTCTCGGAAAAAAAGCTCATACTACCTGTAAAGCAATTAGAAAAAAGAGGTGGAATTATTGCTTACAGAGGATCAAAAAAATCGATTAAAAAATGAGCTGGAAGCGGCTAAGAACGAGCTGTTGTCACGATTAAAAGATAATAACAATTTTGGAACCTCGGTGTCCTTCCCTTATGATTCAACCGGCGGATTGTCATCCTACGATAACCATCCCGGAGATCAGGCTACCGAGCTGTATGAACGAGAAAAAGATATTGCATTGTACGCACATGAAAGAGAACATCTTAGGGAAATTGATCATGCGCTCGACAACATCAAAAAAGGAACATACGGCAAATGCGAGGTATGCGGCCAAGACATACCATTGGACAGACTTGCTGTCATCCCCACAGCTGTCACTTGCAAGCAGCATACGCCAGACGAAGAGGTTTCAAAGAATCGTCCGGTTGAAGAAGAGGTGCTGCACCCGCCATTTGGAAAATTCGAACATGATGAAAAAAACATTGCAGGATATGATTCCGAGGACGCCTATCAAGAGGTAGAGAGCTATGGGAATTCGCAAACACCGCAAGATATGGAAACTCCTCCTGTTTCGTATAATGACGTATATATGGAATCTGAAGAAGATGTTGGCTATGTAGAAGATTATGAAAACTTTGCAGCTACTGATCTTTATGGAAATCCAATGAAAATTTATCCTTCTAATGAACACCAGGAATACGAAGAACAACTGGATGAAGCAGATTCAATGGTAAGCTGGGGGGACCTGCCTGCATCCGAAAAAAAGCCGTACGATGAGTAATTGCAAAGAGGAATCCCCACTTTAGGGAATTCCTCTTTGTATTAAGGGCTTAAAATGATTCTTGTATCCCTTGGCTTGATATTCCAAATCTCCTCAGAATATCGTTCGATTGTCGCGTCACTGGAGAAGTGCCCGGAACAGGCAATGTTTATAATCGCTTTTTCGGCCCATTTGGCTTTATTTTGATAATCTTTTTGAATTTTTTTATGGGCTTCGGCATAGGTACTAAAATCCCTAAGGATAAAATACTCGTCATTATGGTCCAGTAACGAATCGTATATGGCTTCGAATTCATATGGCTGATCGGCAAAAATGCCATTCATCAACTGATCGACAACCTCTTTGATTCTCCTGTCATGCTGGTAATATTCACGTGAACGATAGCCGCCTTTTTCGTAATAGCTGACGACCTCATCCGCTTGCAAGCCAAACGTATATATATTATCTGGACCGACGCGTTCAAGAATTTCAATATTCGCTCCATCCAACGTTCCGAGTGTAATTGCACCGTTCATCATAAACTTCATATTTCCAGTACCCGAAGCCTCTTTGCTGGCTGTTGATATTTGTTCACTTACATCAGCGGCCGGAAAAATTTGCTCGGCAATTGAAACCCTATAATTCGGCAGAAAAATAACCTTGATTTTATCGTTCACCTGAGGGTCATTATTTATGATTTCTGCTACCGAGTGAATCAGTTTTATCACTTTTTTTGCATAATAATAGCTTGGTGATGCTTTTGCGCCAAAAATAAACGTTTGAGGATAGAGGCCGGCTGACCGATCCTCTTTTAGATGATTGTATAAATGCATAATATGCAGAACATTTAACAGCTGCCGCTTATAAGCATGGAGCCGTTTCACCTGAACGTCAAAAATGCTATCAGAATTTACAACAAAACCGGTAGAATCCTTAATCACCCGGATCAAATCTTCTTTTCTTTTTCTTTTTACTGCTTGAAAAACTTCGATAAATGATGAATCATAAGCAAATGGCGTCAAGTTGATTAATTCATCCGGGTTCTTCTTCCACTTTTCACCTATGGCATCGGTAATAAGGTTCGTGAGCTCCGGATTGGCTTTAAGCAGCCATCTTCTGTGGGAAATTCCATTTGTTTTATTGTTAAACTTTTCGGGGAAAATCAGATAAAAATGATTCATTTCCTTCTCTTTTAAAAGATCCGAGTGAATCTTTGCCACCCCGTTCACACTGTGGCTTCCGACAATTGCCAAATGAGCCATTTTCACAACACCGTGAGCTATGACAGCAAGGTTTTCAATTCGATTCCAATCTCCCGGATGCTGCTCCCAGACCCACCTGCAAAATTTTTCATTAATTTCATTTATGATCATATAAATTCTTGGAAGCAACGGCTTAATTAAATAGATCGGCCATTTCTCAAGTGCTTCAGAAAGAATTGTATGATTTGTATAGGAAAATGTATGAATGGTAATATGCCAGGCTTCATCCCACCCCATTTTTTCTTCATCCAGCAAGATCCTCATCAGTTCGGGAATGGCGAGTGAAGGGTGGGTATCGTTAATATGAATCGCAACCTTTTCATGAAAATCCTTCAACGTAGAATGTGCTTTCCGATAGCTTTTTACGATGCTTTGCAAGCTTGCCGAGACGAGAAAATACTGTTGCTTGAGCCTGAGAATTTTCCCGTCGTCATACGTATCATCAGGATACAAAAATTCTGAAACTGCTTCTGTTTCTCTTTTATATGTAAGCAAATTATATTCCTTGTAATTGGATGACGGCTCTGCGCTCCACAGCCTTAATGTATTTACTGTATCCGTATGTGCACCAATCATAGGGATATCATATGGAATAGCAGTAATCACCATGGCTTTTTCATGGCGGAATTCAAGCCTGTCACTTGATGTATCAGGATGCACGATACCCCAAAATTGAATATCAATCGCTTGGTCGGAGTTGCGCACTCCCCACACATTTCCAGACTTCAGCCATTGTTCCGGCAGCTCTACTTGGTTTCCATCGACAATCCTTTGCTCAAAAAGTCCGTATTTATAACGGATTCCCATGCCGTTTCCAGGTAGATTCAGAGTGGCTAATGAATCTAGAAAACAAGCAGCCAGCCTTCCCAATCCGCCATTACCAAGCGCAGCGTCCGGTTCAGCCTTTTCTATCTCATCGAGTGAAATCTCAAGGTCTTTTAAGCCTTCCTTAACTGTCTCACGGACCCCTAAGTTTAATAAATTTTGACCAAGAAATTGTCCGAATAGAAATTCAATCGAAAGATAATACATTTGTTTTTCCTGAAATGACCTGTTTTTTTCATTTGTCCGAATCCAGTTTGTACTGATATGCTCACGTACCATTTGGCCGAGAGTTTGATATTGATCAAGAGTCGTTGAATCTTGTAATCGTTTTCCGCACATCATTTCCAAACGTTTGGCAAAGCAGTTTTTAAACCTTTCCTTAGTTGAGAACATCCCCGCCACTCCCTCTGATAAGATCTGTATACATATTTAAATACAAATCTGCAGACCTTGACCAGCTATTGTCTTCAGCCATTGCACGTTTGACAATGTGATGCCATATTTCCTTTTTGCCATAGAAATACAATGCCCTCTCAATTGTGTGCTTCATATCGTGAGCATTAAAATTCACGAACGAAAAACCGTTCCCAGTTCGGGTATCTTCTCTATATGATTGAACGGTGTCATTTAACCCTCCCGTTTCACGAACGATAGGGATGCTTCCGTATTTGAGAGCAATTAATTGGCCTAAGCCGCATGGTTCAAAGCTTGAAGGCATTAAAAACATATCCGAGCCAGCATAAATTTTGCGTGCAATTCCTTCATCAAAACCAATATATGCTCTGCACTTGTTCGAATATGCCCACTCCAAATAACGGAAGTAGTCTTCAAACTCTCGATCCCCTGTCCCTAAAACGATAAATTGAATCGGCAATTCTAGAATTTCATGCATAATGCCTTTCAGCAAATCAAGTCCCTTTTGCTTTGTAAGACGACTGACAATTGCGATTATCGGCACGTCTTTTTCTTCCTGTAAGCCAAACATGGACTGAAGCTCTTGTTTGTTCGTCTGTTTTCCATCCAATTCGTTTACACTGAATTTTTTTATAAGTACAGGATCGGTTTCCGGATTATAAGTTGTATCATCTATGCCATTTAAAATTCCCACTAAATCCTTTTCCCTATAGCGAAGAACATGATTCATTCTCTCACCATAATAATCGGTTAAAATTTCATTCCGGTAGGTTGGACTGACGGTCGTAATATAATCGGCTGAAACAATTCCCGCTTTCATATAGTTTACGAGACCGTGAAACTCCAGCTTTTCATACGTAAAATGAGACATATCCAAACCGAAAAGATCATGGGTAACGTCCCTCGGAAAGGATCCTTGAAATTGCAGGTTATGGATTGTAAATATGCTTTTTGTGTGCTGAAAAAATCTCGTGTAGTTATATTCTTCCTTCAGCAAATAGTTTGTCATCGCGGTATGCCAGTCATGTGTGTGTATGATGTCAGGTTGAAAGCCGATCTCTTTTGCTGCTTCAAAAACAGCTCTAGAAAAAAAAGCAAACCTTTCTCCGTCATCATAGTGACCATATAACGAATCCCGTTTGAAATAGTATTCATTATCAAGAAAATAGTAAGTAACACCATCATGAATGAGCGATTCAATTCCACAATATTGCCTTCTCCAGCCGACTTGCACAGTGCATTCTCCAACCTTCTCCATACGCTGTAAATAGTCCGCCGGGATAAATCCGTATTTCGGTATCATAACTGCGATTTCGATTCCTTTTTTTAGTAACTCTTTAGGCAAAGCACCCGCCACGTCGGCCAGCCCGCCTGATTTTACGAATGGTACACATTCTGCTACTGTAAATAATACCTTCAAGAGTTCATCAACGCTCCTTGTACGAGACCTTTTCTTAATACATATGGCATTTTCATTGTTCCGGCAATTTCGCTTTTGTTTCCGACCCTAACATCTTTATCAGCAATTACTTGCTCCAGTGTACAATTATCCCCAATTTGAGACTTTTGCATAACGATACTGTTTTTAATTTTTGTGCCTTCTCCGATCGTAACCCCTCTAAAGATAATCGAATTTTCAACCTCTCCAGCGATCAAGCAGCCGTTGGCAATCATTGAATTTTTCACCTTGCTGCTGTTGTAGTATTTGGTAGGAGGTTCATCCTTCACCTTCGTATAAATCGGCATTTGAGGTAAGAAAATCTGCTGCCAATATTGAGGCTGAATAAGCTGTAAACTATGAATGAAATAATTTTCAATGGTATCAATGACCGCTGCATATCCCGCGTATTCATAACGGCAAATGGTTAATGAGCTTTGCGAACTGGAGACGACTTCCTGCAGCGTCTTAAATCCCTGGTCAACATGGCCGTAGATTAAATCTTTTAACAAGCTTTTCGCCATGATATAAATTTGAAGACTTTGACCGTCTTGATATAGTTCGGTTATGTCACAATCAAGTTCAAGATGCTTTTCTAACACGTATTGAAAATTAATGTTGCAGATAGTATGGCTGTTCGTAATAACAGCATACTCTTGAGAGCTTCTGTGGAAGTAATCCAAATGGTCTGAAAACTGTCGAAACGATCCAAATTCATCGTATTCATGATGCAAATGAGGGGAAGGAAAAAAGAAGAGACCATCCCTTTTTCTGCTTAAATCCCACTCTTTCCCCGATCCTAAGTGGTCCATTAATGAACGATAATGGTATTTTGGAAATATACCCACGCTTCGAATCCCAGAGTTAACCATGCTGGAAAGGATAAAATCAATCAAGCGGTACCTCCCTGCAAATGGGATTGCCCCTAAAGAGCGTTGAACAGTTAAGTCCCGAAGTGATTCTTTTTGTGTTGTAGCATCAATAATACCCAATAATTGATTACTCATCAAATTTGCACCTCTCCCTGCTTCATATTTTGATTACTTTGCTTTTACGCCATTCCTCCTTTTGGAGAATTTCCACTCAAATTGTATTGCCTCTTTTGACCTTTTATATTAACGTCTTTTCAACAAAATCCTCGGATATAAGCAACACATCTGTACCCTGTTTTTCAGGCTTTGCCGTAAATCCGTCCGGTATTGTCATCCCGCTTGGCACGATGGCATTCTCAATCGTTACGTTTTCACCAATCGTTACATTAGGCATGATAACAGACTGATAAATAGTTGAATTTGCGCCAATCGTCACACCCTGAAACAGCACCGACTTCGTAACATTGCCGTAAACCACGCAACCTTCGTTAACTAAAGATTCTGATAGCTCGGCTTGGCTGGAAATAAATTGCGGAGGATGATTCGGATTAACTGAATAGATCCGCCAATCATGATCAAATAAATTCAAACCGGAGGAATCTTCTAGTAAATCCATATTTGCCTCCCAAAGACTTTTAACTGTCCCGACGTCTTTCCAGTACCCTTTGAAAGGATAAGCAACAAGATTTTTCTTTTCTTCAAGCAGAAGTGGAATGATATCCTTTCCAAAATCATGGCTCGAGTGCTGGTTTCTCGCATCCATCTCAAGAAAATTTTTAAGAACGGAGTAATTAAAAATGTAGATGCCCATGGAAGCAAGGTTACTTTTTGGATTGGCCGGTTTTTCATCAAATTTGGTAATTTCCAGATTTTCATCTGTATTCATTATGCCAAAGCGGCTTGCTTCATCCCACGGTACTTCAATCACAGAAATTGTGGCATCTGCTTTTTTCTCAATGTGATAGTCCAGCATTTTACTGTAGTCCATCTTGTAAATATGATCTCCTGATAGGATTAATACATACTCTGGATCGTATTGTTTTAAGTAATTAAGATTTTCATAAATGGCGCTGGCTGTGCCTTTATACCATTTCACTTCTGAGGACTCTGCGTAAGGAGGGAGGACGGTCACCCCGCCATTTTTACGATCAAGATCCCAAGCGCTTCCGATTCCGATATAGGAATTTAAGACGAGAGGCTGATATTGCGTAAGAACTCCAACTGTATCAATCCCTGAATTGGTGCAGTTGCTCAATGTAAAATCAATAATACGATATTTACCCCCGAAAGAGACAGCTGGCTTTGCCAGGTTTTGTGTTAATGAGCTGAGTCTGCTGCCTTTCCCACCGGCGAGCAGCATCGCCACACATTGCTTTTTCATTTTTTCTTCGCTCCTCTCTTTTTGACTGCTCTAAGAACTGAAATTCCATAAGGAGGGATCGTCATGGAAATAAAAAAGGGCTTATTGTGAACTTGGCCTTCCTTAGCTACAAGCGGCTTTGGATTGATCTGATGAGATCCTCCATATCTCTCATCGTCACTATTCATAACTTCAGTATATTTCGTTTCAAACGGGACTCCTATGTTGTATTCATGATATACAGCAGGTGTAAAGTTACAAACGACGATAAGCGCTTCATTTGGCCTCATACCAAAACGTATAAATGAAAAAATCGACTGCTCCCGATTGTCTGCATCAATCCACTCGAATCCCTCTTGCTTATGATCAGTTTCAAAAAGGATTTTCTGTTTAAGATACAAACGTATGAGATCTCTTGAAAATATTGCTGCTTTATGATGCATTTCATACTCATCCAAAAACCAATCAAGCTGCTCTAAATCTTTCCATTCATCAAACTGGGCAAATTCTCCGCCCATAAACAAAAGCTTTTTACCTGGATGCGCAATCATATAACCTAGCAATAAGCGGTACTGGGCAAACTTTTGCCAATAGTCCCCAGACATTTTATTTAACAGAGACCTTTTCCCGTGAACGACTTCATCATGTGAAAAGGGCAATATATAGTTTTCACTGTAAGCATATAAGAGTGAAAACGTTATCAGATTATGCAAATTTCCCCTCTCACTTACATCAGCTTCCATGTACTTCAATACATCATTCATCCAGCCCATGTTCCACTTGTAATTAAAGCCTAACCCTCCTTCATAGACGGGATGAGTTACCTTTGGCCAATTGGTGGAATCCTCTGCGATCATTAAAAAATTGGGATCCTGATTAAATACTTGTTCATTCAATTTTTTTAGAAAATTGACCGCAAAAGGGTTTTCCACAGCATCTCCTTGATTTGGCCAATATAATAAATTTGCGACTGCATCTACTCGAAATCCATCAATATGAAAATTATCAATCCAAAACATCGCACTGGAAATCAGAAAGCTGTGAACCTCTGTTTTTCCCAGGTCAAAATTTGCCGTTCCCCACACCCAATTCTCGCGGTCATGCTCATTTGAATATTCATAGACCGGTTCACCATCAAACATATACAAGCCATGTGCATCCTTACAAAAATGGCCCGGCACCCAATCCATAATGACTCCGATTTCGTTTTGATGGCATTTGTCAATGAAATACATTAAATCATGAGGAGTTCCAAACCGGCTGGTAGCGCTGTAATATCCTGTCCCCTGATACCCCCAGGACCGATCATATGGATGTTCAATGATTGGCATTAACTCAATGTGTGTGAAGCCATAATCAACCACATATGGAATGAGAAGGTCTGCCATTTCTCGGTATGAGTAAAGGCTTCCATCATCTTTCTTTTTCCATGACCCAAAATGGAATTCGTAAATCATGACAGGTTTTTGATAAATAGGCTTAATCTTTTTTTTCTGAATCCATTTTCGGTCATTCCATATGTATCCAGATAAATCATAAGTGATTGACGCTGTTTTAGGTCTCTTTTCTGAATAAAAAGCATAAGGATCAGACTTTAGCAATGTATTTCCGTTTTGGCAGACAATTTCATACTTATAAAGCTGGAATGTCTGAATTCCGGAAATAAACAAAGACCAGATTCCTCCCTGGCTTACCTTATACATTTCATGGTTTTCACCTGACCAATTATTAAAATCGCCAACCACTCTAACTTGTTTAGCATGCGGGGCCCATACACAAAAGTGCATTCCTTTTTCCCCATTGTTTTCTGTAACATGAGCTCCAAATATGTCGTAGCTTTTATACAGGTTTCCTTCGTGAAATAAATGAATTTCAAAATCTGTCGGGGTGGCAACGGGCATTTCTTTCATCCTTTCTGACCTATCGCATCAATTTTATATATTTTATTCAAAAAAAAGTTAGAATTTCCTGCTAAATAATCATATTTTTTAATGACAAATATCGCGAATTAAGTCGAAATTATAAAAAATCACATGAATGAAAGATAAATGTGTCTAAACAATATTGATTTCAAAGTAAATAATAAGGAGCAAAAAAAGTTGACCAAGTATAATTATTATAATTAAGTTATTGAGGTTGATTGCTAAGATTTGTGGTGTATTTTTCTAGTGCAAGAATATAAAACGAGAGATTTTATGACATAAATTGATACTATAATGAACTCTTTTTTATTTTATCTTATCTAACATTTTCAAATATCACAATACAATAAACAAAAGATTCAGGCATTTTTCTTATTAATTTCTTCTTTCAATTGGCACATGATCCGATCGGTTTTATAGGGTAATGTTATAAACATACTTTATGATACCCGAGTAACATGCACACGAAACATACATATTTTTCCACAGAGGAAACCGAAATATTTTGTTTTATTGTTTTTAAAATCATTGTGTTTTTATTATAAAAAAATTCATATAAAAAACCTTGCAACTAGCTTTGCAAGGTGATTGGATGACCCGTACGGGATTCGAACCCGTGTTACCGCCGTGAAAGGGCGGTGTCTTAACCGCTTGACCAACGGGCCATATTGAAATATGTAACATAAATGGCGGAGAAGGAGGGATTTGAACCCTCG
This window of the Bacillus gobiensis genome carries:
- a CDS encoding TraR/DksA C4-type zinc finger protein, with the translated sequence MLTEDQKNRLKNELEAAKNELLSRLKDNNNFGTSVSFPYDSTGGLSSYDNHPGDQATELYEREKDIALYAHEREHLREIDHALDNIKKGTYGKCEVCGQDIPLDRLAVIPTAVTCKQHTPDEEVSKNRPVEEEVLHPPFGKFEHDEKNIAGYDSEDAYQEVESYGNSQTPQDMETPPVSYNDVYMESEEDVGYVEDYENFAATDLYGNPMKIYPSNEHQEYEEQLDEADSMVSWGDLPASEKKPYDE
- a CDS encoding glycogen/starch/alpha-glucan phosphorylase, giving the protein MFSTKERFKNCFAKRLEMMCGKRLQDSTTLDQYQTLGQMVREHISTNWIRTNEKNRSFQEKQMYYLSIEFLFGQFLGQNLLNLGVRETVKEGLKDLEISLDEIEKAEPDAALGNGGLGRLAACFLDSLATLNLPGNGMGIRYKYGLFEQRIVDGNQVELPEQWLKSGNVWGVRNSDQAIDIQFWGIVHPDTSSDRLEFRHEKAMVITAIPYDIPMIGAHTDTVNTLRLWSAEPSSNYKEYNLLTYKRETEAVSEFLYPDDTYDDGKILRLKQQYFLVSASLQSIVKSYRKAHSTLKDFHEKVAIHINDTHPSLAIPELMRILLDEEKMGWDEAWHITIHTFSYTNHTILSEALEKWPIYLIKPLLPRIYMIINEINEKFCRWVWEQHPGDWNRIENLAVIAHGVVKMAHLAIVGSHSVNGVAKIHSDLLKEKEMNHFYLIFPEKFNNKTNGISHRRWLLKANPELTNLITDAIGEKWKKNPDELINLTPFAYDSSFIEVFQAVKRKRKEDLIRVIKDSTGFVVNSDSIFDVQVKRLHAYKRQLLNVLHIMHLYNHLKEDRSAGLYPQTFIFGAKASPSYYYAKKVIKLIHSVAEIINNDPQVNDKIKVIFLPNYRVSIAEQIFPAADVSEQISTASKEASGTGNMKFMMNGAITLGTLDGANIEILERVGPDNIYTFGLQADEVVSYYEKGGYRSREYYQHDRRIKEVVDQLMNGIFADQPYEFEAIYDSLLDHNDEYFILRDFSTYAEAHKKIQKDYQNKAKWAEKAIINIACSGHFSSDATIERYSEEIWNIKPRDTRIILSP
- the glgA gene encoding glycogen synthase GlgA, which gives rise to MKVLFTVAECVPFVKSGGLADVAGALPKELLKKGIEIAVMIPKYGFIPADYLQRMEKVGECTVQVGWRRQYCGIESLIHDGVTYYFLDNEYYFKRDSLYGHYDDGERFAFFSRAVFEAAKEIGFQPDIIHTHDWHTAMTNYLLKEEYNYTRFFQHTKSIFTIHNLQFQGSFPRDVTHDLFGLDMSHFTYEKLEFHGLVNYMKAGIVSADYITTVSPTYRNEILTDYYGERMNHVLRYREKDLVGILNGIDDTTYNPETDPVLIKKFSVNELDGKQTNKQELQSMFGLQEEKDVPIIAIVSRLTKQKGLDLLKGIMHEILELPIQFIVLGTGDREFEDYFRYLEWAYSNKCRAYIGFDEGIARKIYAGSDMFLMPSSFEPCGLGQLIALKYGSIPIVRETGGLNDTVQSYREDTRTGNGFSFVNFNAHDMKHTIERALYFYGKKEIWHHIVKRAMAEDNSWSRSADLYLNMYTDLIRGSGGDVLN
- a CDS encoding GlgC family sugar phosphate nucleotidyltransferase translates to MMSNQLLGIIDATTQKESLRDLTVQRSLGAIPFAGRYRLIDFILSSMVNSGIRSVGIFPKYHYRSLMDHLGSGKEWDLSRKRDGLFFFPSPHLHHEYDEFGSFRQFSDHLDYFHRSSQEYAVITNSHTICNINFQYVLEKHLELDCDITELYQDGQSLQIYIMAKSLLKDLIYGHVDQGFKTLQEVVSSSQSSLTICRYEYAGYAAVIDTIENYFIHSLQLIQPQYWQQIFLPQMPIYTKVKDEPPTKYYNSSKVKNSMIANGCLIAGEVENSIIFRGVTIGEGTKIKNSIVMQKSQIGDNCTLEQVIADKDVRVGNKSEIAGTMKMPYVLRKGLVQGALMNS
- a CDS encoding glucose-1-phosphate adenylyltransferase gives rise to the protein MKKQCVAMLLAGGKGSRLSSLTQNLAKPAVSFGGKYRIIDFTLSNCTNSGIDTVGVLTQYQPLVLNSYIGIGSAWDLDRKNGGVTVLPPYAESSEVKWYKGTASAIYENLNYLKQYDPEYVLILSGDHIYKMDYSKMLDYHIEKKADATISVIEVPWDEASRFGIMNTDENLEITKFDEKPANPKSNLASMGIYIFNYSVLKNFLEMDARNQHSSHDFGKDIIPLLLEEKKNLVAYPFKGYWKDVGTVKSLWEANMDLLEDSSGLNLFDHDWRIYSVNPNHPPQFISSQAELSESLVNEGCVVYGNVTKSVLFQGVTIGANSTIYQSVIMPNVTIGENVTIENAIVPSGMTIPDGFTAKPEKQGTDVLLISEDFVEKTLI
- the glgB gene encoding 1,4-alpha-glucan branching enzyme, yielding MPVATPTDFEIHLFHEGNLYKSYDIFGAHVTENNGEKGMHFCVWAPHAKQVRVVGDFNNWSGENHEMYKVSQGGIWSLFISGIQTFQLYKYEIVCQNGNTLLKSDPYAFYSEKRPKTASITYDLSGYIWNDRKWIQKKKIKPIYQKPVMIYEFHFGSWKKKDDGSLYSYREMADLLIPYVVDYGFTHIELMPIIEHPYDRSWGYQGTGYYSATSRFGTPHDLMYFIDKCHQNEIGVIMDWVPGHFCKDAHGLYMFDGEPVYEYSNEHDRENWVWGTANFDLGKTEVHSFLISSAMFWIDNFHIDGFRVDAVANLLYWPNQGDAVENPFAVNFLKKLNEQVFNQDPNFLMIAEDSTNWPKVTHPVYEGGLGFNYKWNMGWMNDVLKYMEADVSERGNLHNLITFSLLYAYSENYILPFSHDEVVHGKRSLLNKMSGDYWQKFAQYRLLLGYMIAHPGKKLLFMGGEFAQFDEWKDLEQLDWFLDEYEMHHKAAIFSRDLIRLYLKQKILFETDHKQEGFEWIDADNREQSIFSFIRFGMRPNEALIVVCNFTPAVYHEYNIGVPFETKYTEVMNSDDERYGGSHQINPKPLVAKEGQVHNKPFFISMTIPPYGISVLRAVKKRGAKKK